The nucleotide window AGATTAGAGAGTCAGCAGACTTGCATTTTCAAAGGTACTCCAATTCCTTTCACAGACTGAAGAACTCGAGGTCAATGAGAGGATTCTCACAGCCATCCTTTGTAGAGCTGGTGCTTCAGttccatagagcctccaccaagATGCTATGAATGAGAGCAGAGAATCAAGTTAACAATGTATTGCATAAACTCTGAATAAATATTGAATAAGTTAGACTTCACAAAATCACAATGCATACCTGCATTATAATCAAAATTCTGACAAGTCCTCGCAAGCTTCTTTGCAAATGATCCTTCTCTATTCTGGAATTTCTTTAATTCAAAATTGACAGCTTGATCTTGCTTGTCATCATCACCATAATAAAAGGTCTCCACACAACTGATGAACCCTTCGGTTATTGTTCCATCATCAAAAATATTAGTATCAGCATAACTATAATATGGATTCAGCAAATATGCAGCCAAGTGCAATGGAGAGTCAAGTCGATCTTTCATCTTTTTCTCAACAATATTAATCACATCTTTGTAACGTAACTCCACATTGCCATAGACTTCCTTGATCTCTTTCTTTGCCTTAACTATTTCTCCATAAACAAAGACAATAGATGGCTTGACATCCCCATCAACCAAGCGAAGGACTTTTACCAAAGGCTCAAAGACATTGAGGCAAAGCTTCAAATCTTTCCAAAAAGCCATGCTCATCATCATAGCTGTTGCCGCCTTTCCCTTTTTTGATTTAACTTCTCTCAGCTTGTCCCATCTACTATCAACCACCATCTTCCTCAGTTGATCCTTTTTGTCTAGAAGGCTTTCCAAAGTTAGATAAGCAGAAGCAAACCTAGTGACCCCTGGCCTTATGATCTCTTTCCCAGAAGAGAAGTGCCTCATGCAGTCCAAGGTCCTTGTGTGCCCATAGACAAAGATAGTGAATGCTTTTGCTTTTTCAAGTACCTTACTAAACCTTGGTAGGTCCCAATTCCTTACAACATCAGGTTAATGGCGTGCGTCGCACAAGAGCTCCAAAACATGTTTGGCCTCTTCTCCAACAACATCTTCTTTGCTCCCATGTTATTAGAAGCATTATCAGTCACTACTTGCACCACATGTTCAGGACCTACTTCCTCAATTGCTTCATCCACTAATTGGAAGATGACTTCACTTGTGTGTGATACAGCCGACATCTCACTCGACCTTATGAAATTAGAACCATCAGCACTATTTGTGCACAAGTTCATTATGCTTCTCCTCTTCCTATCTGACCAAGCATCAGTCATAATGGAGCAGCCATTCTTCATCTTTTCAGCATCACGTTCTTGCAGCAAACTCTTTACTCTTGCATGTTCCTCACTCAACAAAGTCTCTCGAAGATCATGTTTAGACGGAGGCTCAAATCCAGGGCCAAAGCTCCCAATGGCCTCGCACATTAACTTGAAATCATCATTGTCACAAGCATTGAATGGTATAGCTACAAATGTAATATGAACAAAATTAGTAACTGAAAAGTCAACCAACAGTCAAACATTACAAAGAAGTAAATAATCAATGGCAGTGTGGGTAAAAATAAATATTTAATTACCATGATTGTACACCCATCTAGCCACATACTGCTGCACTTCATGTGTTCTCTTTTTCCAAAGTTCCTTGTTTATCTTCTGTTGATGCAAGGCTTCAGCTTGAGTCAGTTTAGGATCAATAGGCCGTGTCCACTTGTCAATGGGACCTAACTTGTGTGACTCCGCACTTCCGATACAAGCGGCTTCGTCATCTCCAACGCGAGAAATGTTCACAGTTTGTCTGAGCTCTTTCTCACGGGCAGTCTTTTCCCGCCTCTTATTAGATGCCTCTTCAAGAGATTTCTTGCACCTATCTTTAGCTTCCTGCAAGCTTTTTTTACATTTGACCACAACATTACCAACATGAGCCACATGCTGCTTGTGACGATAAACACCTCCAGTGCTCACATGgttacaaaaaatacacttcacTTTATCCTTGTTGGAAGCATCAGCTAGACTCCCATAGTCCCATCCCACATCATCTGACTTTCTCTTAAGGACATTCTCCTCCTGCAATGCCGATGTTGCATTTCTCTCAGACATCCTACAAATATTGAAATACACAACAACCAATATTCAGTAATTCGCTTCGCTAATGCTAGAAAAATGGACCACATCTACCAAAGTCCAGACTACAAGTAGGGATAAATCCAGATAATAATCAAAGCAACAATTCAATAAATAGACCTTAAAAAAACAATTCAATATATAGCATGTTTGTACGTCTATGCGTAAGTCCACATCCTAGAAATATACAGCAGAAGATAAATCATTAACTGTTTAATTAGGTACACAATTCGGTTCCTGTAGCAATGGAGGAATCAAAGCAATATAAATTATAATATCATAATATATGCAGAGCAATATAAAATAGATAGCAAGCTGCATACTAGGAGTTTCCATGAAAAAAACTATTGTGAAGTAAATAGATAATACAAAAAAATTTCATTTTTTGTGGGGGAAACAAAGCAACTTTT belongs to Triticum urartu cultivar G1812 chromosome 7, Tu2.1, whole genome shotgun sequence and includes:
- the LOC125523296 gene encoding uncharacterized protein LOC125523296 is translated as MRHFSSGKEIIRPGVTRFASAYLTLESLLDKKDQLRKMVVDSRWDKLREVKSKKGKAATAMMMSMAFWKDLKLCLNVFEPLVKVLRLVDGDVKPSIVFVYGEIVKAKKEIKEVYGNVELRYKDVINIVEKKMKDRLDSPLHLAAYLLNPYYSYADTNIFDDGTITEGFISCVETFYYGDDDKQDQAVNFELKKFQNREGSFAKKLARTCQNFDYNAASWWRLYGTEAPALQRMAVRILSLTSSSSVCERNWSTFENIHTKKRNRLTTERLNSLVFIQFNSRMMAKKQMIKEKKITDVLLSAETTEAQGFLFEGGDDYAEVVYRDDEEEMDSTGMPGSAIGETMGGDELLEPRRSARLRQLYEEEEEFDSEEEEFDDEEEIHSEDENEY